Within Rhododendron vialii isolate Sample 1 chromosome 12a, ASM3025357v1, the genomic segment ATAcattgtttacctctccacatgcGGGTTAGGTGTCGCTCGTGCGGGGGAGTGTCaaagtttgtcccacattggtttcGTATAACCTTCAAAACTAGtgtatgagcctgggcggcctctccactcattgccaattggttttgagtggGATACTTAACAGAGATAATATTATGTGGATAAGTCGAGCTTCCAACTTAGTCTTACTTCATTATTTTCAATTTAGCATAATGAAGTGCAAGACTAGTGTGAGAGTTGAGTTTCTGAAACTTTTCCTCTTGGTATTGAGACTTGCAATTGAAAATCATATATTTCCATTTTACCATTTTCGAGTTTTTCCCAGTACTTTGAGTTGTCTGATAGAAACCTCGCAGCACCCAAATTCCTTGTCCACTGATTTTGGAGAAGGAAAAAACTTGGAAGAACCAGAGTTTTCATAAAGATGCATTTAGTACCTTGTGACATTCTTGTTTTATTCCACCTTATGACATTCTTATTTGGGTCCCCTGCTAGTGGACAATGAGATTGGTACTTCGTCTGTCCGTTGGGCTGGACAACAAGTTATCAAAGAAATTCTCATTTGACCTACCCTTTTTATTTTGAACGGCACTTCTGACGTACCCTTACCAACACCTTTTATAGGTAAGATTCCACCTTGTTACATTCTAAATTTCCCTTCCCATGCCAACTACTGAATGTCAAAGTTATTGGTCGGGCGATACTCTTAATCTCTTTTGATTCTATTAAGTTGTAGAATCCTCTTAGAGTTGTATGATTCTCACTTCCTATTAaaacaactgttttttttttttcccgtgacAGATGACGGGTTTCTATGGACTTCTCTACCAAAAAGATCATCCTTCGTTTTCCCGGACATGCTTCCCAGTGGATTTATCTCTCCACAAGGAAATGTCCGAGGTAACCAGTGTGGCCATGCCAAAGTAGAAAAGGAGTCAAATTCGAACCTCATCTTCCATCCTTATGGCTCGAGAAAACAATTCTCTCCTGGAAATTTTTCTTCACAAACTGGCTATAAATTTGAAACAGCTTCAACAGTTCAAGAACTATCTGGGTTGTCAAACTCCGGTagtgctctctctcttctgtcaAAAAATTTGTCAAGTCATTTGACAGAAATTCCATCGGTTATGGATCTGAATGCTGGAAACTATGATGGGTTAAGCATTGAGAAAAGTCTGCCACCAAAAGGGTTTTGTTCTTCTGCGATGGACTCAATGGAAATTGGCCAGGTAGGGTCCCCCGTGTTTTTCAATGGTAGTAGTAGAAGTGCTGTTGATTTTCAAGTTCAAGCAACTGGAAATTTTCAGAGATCCAATAATGCGAAAGGTAAAGGGTATATTTCTCCTGAACGTGGGCAGACTGTAGATTTGGTTCAATTGTCATCACATCTTCAAAGAGTGGAGCAGCAGAGGAATTCTATGCAATTGCAGCAGGAACATGATGTCTTCTGTTACTTTCCAACCATGTAGGTGTTGTGAAAGCAGTTGGGTACGTAATGTTGGAACTCCGGTCTTACAGTTCTTCTGTTGTACAGATGGCACCAGGATCAATGATGACTATCTCGTTAGGGTGGCTCCTAATGGTCTAATGATGTTGTATAAGCCCGGTGATTATGATTTGGCTGTTGGATCTGGTATCTTGCCTAATATTGGTAGGGTTGCGGTAGGTTTGGGATTCGACATCTTATGCTTCTGCCCTGTAGGAGTATTGGCCGGTGGAGTTCTGGTTAGTTTAGAATTTAAGCTAGAGGTCATCGCTCAGTCGCCTATACGAATAGAAAGACTGAATGCAGTTGTCAATATTAGCAGTAGAAGGTTCTTAGAGTTTATTAAGGCCATGAAAACGGATACATGAAAGCAATCTCTCATctgttgcttttctttttccttctgaaGACGCTTTTATGGTACATTTTACATTTTTGGTCTGAACTGTACATTTTTCCATGGCTCCATCTGTGAGTTGGGTTTGTTTGGATAGTTGTGAGTTTGGAAACTAGCGAGGAAGATGTtctctgcaatttttttttttttttgttgagaaaatCTACTTACCTATTAAATCCAAATCATTATGGAGGTTTTGCCTCTTTGTTATTCAAGTAGTACTGCTTTGATCCCACAAACCTTAGGCAGTTTTACCATTTAAAGAAAGCTTTTATTCAATTTCTTAACTAAAGAATAATACTCCGTACAATCAAGACAACCTcatcaacaaataaaaatttcctttttaaggcccgtttatttattatattattattttataatcGCATGTCAAGGCCAGCTTGCGCTCACCTCAAATAATTACGAAGCATTAAAGTTAATAACAGGGCAAACTCTCCACTTGCtctaaggtttggaatgtttgactTCCGTGAGATTCGAACATTCGATCTCATGTAAGACAAGCCTTTATTACTTTCTTATGTTCACTTGCTCAAACCCCATAGAGTTTTTAAGGCGCGTTTATTTGATGGAACTAATTGTCCAACCACTTGCACAAAATCCAAGTCCAATCCGATGTCCATATCCGAGCAAACGAAAGGCAGGATACATAAAACAAGGTGTCAATGAAAAGTAGGAGACATTGATGTCCCCTTCAAAATCATATCACCAGCACCAATAAAATATATTGATATCTTTTTAACATGGCCAATGTGTCTACAGTCTACCCACTAAAATATGAAATTACTGGAAGAGAGATACGCGCGTGTTAAGGCCATTATATGTGCACCAAGTCTTTCTAGATTGATCTATACATACGCCTAGTTTAACTAAATAATaaacacacccccccccccccccccccccccccctctctctctctctctctctctctctctctctctctctctctatatatatatatatatatatatatatatatatatatatatatatcgagacggttccggggacactttaaaaaaatccttaaaaaaacccCCCGAAGtttttgatcgaattttgatgattcgatcgggccgctcaatgtaatcagaacgtaattttatgggttcccgtgagaaatcagcaaaaaaaaagacagggaagggcttcatccgaacagttttttattgaactttattgaacggtccaataaaaaactgctcaaatcaagccatttctggacagtttttttgccagtttcttgcgggcacccttaaaatcacgttctgaacacattgagtagctcggatcatcaaaatttgatcggaaactatgagattaagatttggatggtttttttaagtgtccttatatatatatataaatatataaaatcaaaaaatcaaaaaagggTAAGAGGGGGCAACTGGCGTAGCAACCCCCTTGAGCGTGATCATAGGGGCTCCCAACCCACTGTGAAATGTCAGGTTCGCTGTTCGGAAGGACAGACCGTCACCACAGTACCACCTAGACGCACAGTGGAAGGGCTCGAACCCGAGAGCACGCGGAGGAAAAGGCACTTTGGCCGCATCACCCGTGCCAACTGGGTTACCACCCTCGGTGGTTCTTCTCTCCATATAAAGTATGTTAAAGTTTGCTCTTTAGCACTTCAATAAAGTGCAATTCTTGCACTTTAAGTAACTTTATATACATACGTATAGGTATTTATACACATTCAAAGTAATAATTACAATTTTTCtaattatatatatagagataTATACATTGTGTGTGTGGAGAGTTAGAGCGATTCTGGATGTATGAAGATGCCTCCTACCTAGGGAATAAGCTATGCGGAGGCCTGGGGCCCCGGTCCCAccaagttttaatttttttttattttttatatactttattttgaatattattgacaATTATTCATACATAGCTACTAATAATCttaataataattttggtttaatatGATAAAAACGGTTgttttatattctcaatttctttcataaataagaaataagCATGTGACTGTTAAagtagcctaaagaaaaaaaataaaatgattgataTACTTTAATTACATTAGgttagaatcatttcaatgtacaaatgtaatgtattgaaaattgattttttttttgatataaacATATACGTTTAGATAAAAATATGTCTATGTCGGTCTCATCGGGTCAAAATTCTTGCTCTGCCACTGCTCTACCTCAATTGATAGATTAGGTAATGGACTCTTCATTTTGTGAGGTTTCAAGTCCCCCACCAATCCCATGTCCCCTAGGTTTGTAAAAATTAGAATTTtcttggattaaaaaaaacaaaaataaaaaaagtctgGGTGGACACCAATAGGCCCAATGGCCCTATTTTCGTGAAAGTTGAGTTGATGTAAGCTATGTGTTTCTAgaaattaatcaaaaaatttatgtgAGTTGACCACACATGTTTATCAACAAAGTTCATTCCTACCTAGGTCATCACATAATCCTTTCATAAGTCTCTCTACATCCGTTCTGTATCCTAGCTCTTTGCGAACGCTCTCAATCCTTGTCCAATTCCCTGGTAGGAATCTCACATACCGCTGTCACAAATTTTcgtaatttaaaatattttcgaaATGCTCTTTCATTCCCAAGCCCAAATGCTCTTTCATTCCCAAGTCCAGAACCCGCATTATGTCATACCTTCCACCCCTCAAAATAAAGTTTGAACTTTACCCTAATGAAAATtgttggaaaatggaaaattttggcACCATGATGTACTACATCCATTTAAGCTTGGACAATAGTAGATTTACGtgcataattaattaattaagcagAAGCATAACTAATTAAGGATTATCATCCAGTACAGCATTTAATTAATCTAGTAATTAATAAGTGCCATCGAGCCTGAAGCAGAGTAACTAAGTAGATAACAAGTTGAAATCAAGCAAATGGACCTAATTAATtaagtagtaattaattaagtgACTGAGTAGTTGTCTTCGATCAGTTGATTCAATAGCATCCGGTTGTTGATTCTTGATTAGTACCCATTAATTAGTCACTCCTGGTCCTGCAACAAATTAATGATAAGCGTCAAATTAACTTTGCATCAATAGAACCAAAAGTTCTTAGAAATAACAATTCACTACCCTGGCCTGCTCCATattcttgatccaattttttttttttttttttactactattgccttattttaaaattataagttaTATTATTTGTATTTATTTGATGATTTTAAAAGTTTGTGTGTCTGTAAGAAGTAATTGAAATCTTTAGTTCGTAGAGAAAATTCCTTAAACAATCATTAATTTACGTAATCTAAAGATCCAATTAAAGGCGGGTCCGTCAAAGAAGGAATAAGAATATGGAACATATAGGGTATTCTTCAATATTCTCTTATATATCAGACAAGAATAAAGTGATATtgtcaggttttttttttttttaaataaatgatAATCTTGATCATTACccttttattttcaaatgaaagATATTCGAATTTGCTACATTATTCTACGAAACTAAACATTTGTGACAACGAATTTGGTTACTGCCGACAATTTCTTTGCGAAATTAATAGAGAAACATTCTCAATGTATAAGTATTTTAATTTCTAAGAATTACGAAATCACATTAATTTAAAAAAGATTAGACAAGAATGAAAATGTTTCACTTACATGGTTACTGCAGCTCCCGGACATTGGCCCACCTGGTGAATTTGGAATGTACCTAGCCCACTATTTCAAATGAATTCAAACAAAGAATAAAGTTTGTTAATACGTTAAAAATCCGAAACAAttcattaaaaaagaagaagcatatATAACACGTACATTTTTTGCTGCGGCGCTAAAGGCTTCACGATGTGGTATCTCAGGATTGGCTGCTTTGATGCGCTGTATCTCCTCCCTTTTATtcgaaaacacacaaaaaaaattatgaaatagCGTATATAGAGAAATTCAATGAGAAATAACGAATTCGCTCATATTTTTCTATGCTAAAATTTTAAACAATCATATTTCTGTATTTAATTTGGGGTAAATTTCCCTCACTTCATGAATCGGTTGTAGGCAGATGGTAGCCTATGCTTCTTCTCAGGTGctgcaaaacaaataaacaatcCAAATATATAAACCAAATCTAATTTAGCAAAAATAATCACCTGCAATTAActgagaaattaaaaagaagaagaaataatttAGGCGTTCTTTTACTACGTTTTACAACAAAGGGTGCTCTAGGGGAGACTGGCTCGCTTGAAGTTGATGAAGACGATGAAGGAGAACCCTTCTTGATTTCACTGCCAAAAGGCCCAAAACCCTGGCCCGATGAATTCCATAAAAGAACATTCATTAGTACGGCTTTCGccgagaaaagaaaaatcattcgttagtacaaaaaaaattcgctTCATTTTCTAACAATATACGAAATCAAATTTTCATACAGAATGAGAGATTCGACGGCCATGCGTAGGTCTCTTGTTTGAGACAAAATTTCCATGCAAGCACGGTGTCACATCATTCAATCTGATTAATCCGTtcgtccaaattttttttccactttaaCTATTAATCTGGAGtacatctaaaaaaaaattgtttatatttttaaatgtgtaatattttttatatgtaatatatgaatcttatttgatatattgGTAGATCCTTAATTATTTCTACTTAACAAGTCTTTCAAAATTGTACAAAGTATTATGGATTAAATGATATATATAAGTAATTTTAAAATGGCACGCATGTCCAAAAGGATAATAAATTTGGGGCAGATCGAGGGATTcgtaaattcaaaaatttcaatgcCACATCGATCATTCTAATTCACTTTTCTCTAAATTCTTAGGgttattaattttttgacaGAAACTTCTTCACGGCTTTGCTGGGAACAAATTCTTTACAACggaattttaatgaaacttaacatttgaaccgtccaaaatacttttgaacgatcGCGATTGACTCCGTAAATAACTATTCACGGCTCTGCCGTTAAAAAGATTTATGCGGGAATGGGTCCCATAAGTTTGCAAAGAGGGCAGCATTAGGTTAAAAGATAGTTAGCAAATCCATTTTCATCGAtcaaagaaataataataaaaaaaaaaacctgaagaCTAGGTTGATGATCAAAACATTGGCCCCTTGTGCTGAGAAAGGAGAGGTTACTGCAATGCCCGCATTTCACTGTCACTGTGTCCAGTAACCTTTTGCATGGGATCCCAACCTACAAAaatacaacacacacacacacacagagagagagagagagagagagagagagagagagagagagagagagagagagagagaatcatgTTCTACCTTTCGTTAGCATTTTCTGTGAGAGAAATTAAGAAGCAACTAAACAAGGATGTAAATGAGGGAAGAGGGCTAGCTAACTATTAGGCTAGTACCTAACACACCTATGTGTAACAAAAACAAcagaaatcaattttttttttcttgaaaataagCAGTAAAAAGGTCAAAAAGCAGATCAGTTTTATCTTAAATAAAAGAGTGAAATTTATGTTAAGCATCTCGTTGTACACAGTGTTATTcgagttcataattttttttcccgatcaattttttattttttttcatgataTGCTTACTGAATGCTAGAATCACTTTTATCTTAAACATAGTAAATGAAAAGGCCAATACATATCTCAAGATGAAAGAACTTTTTTCCGGAACATGTTTTCTAtccaaaaaattgctcaaattaaaaagtgaattttttgttcaaaatcttGTGATATGTTTAACAAGTACTGGTGGAACATTCATCTTGAAATTAGGAAAAAAGAAGTCGAAACATATCACAAGACAAGATTGATCGAAAGCACTTCTCTCGCAACATGTTTCATCTTAAAAATTACTCCAAAAAGGTGAAATTAAAAGGACCATATTCATTACACTCCACCAACTTTGACGCTATGCACCCTACTCTTCATGATGTGAGAATAACAACACAACCAAGAGGACGTACTCGCCTCTAGATTCAGAAATAGCGACGTGAACTATAATTGTCCCCGTCCAACTCCAAGGAAGATATTTTCAAGAGTTCACTGATTGAGACAGTATCGGACAATTTCAAACAACCAATGGAACACTAACACATGagatttttttatcggcaacaaaattttattaaaaacttgacaaatggtacaccaaaaaagcaaaaaaggaacGTAACACACGCATCATGATGTTTAGGATAATAGCATATATTTTTCGCTAAAAATTTGGACTGTATGTGAATAGATGCAAAAGAAAACCAATTATTGCACCAAATGTTAAGCCCTTTTTGCCTTTGCCCTTTTTTGTCACACTTAAGGGTTTATGTAAGGAAGTGATAGTTATTGACTAACTTCGATATGTGGAATCATGGATGACAAATAGATACATAAGATAGTGATGATGCATATCCTGTTGCTGCCAGCTTGCTACTTTCTATAGGGGACTAACTAGGTCTCTATATATCacaacatatacatacatatatgagagagagagagagagagagagagagagagagagagagagagagagagagagagagagagagagagagagagagagtattacaGCAAGAACAGTGTTGCAGAAGTTGCAACGGACATAGCAAAGATTGTCAGCTGCAGGTGGAACCGAATCCATGGAGGCTTTCTCTCCCATGTTCAAACAACTGAAGAAGAAATTAAGAGAACCGAAAGGTGAGACAGACAAAGAagatattagggtttttgaAGGAAAGATATGGGAGAGAGAATATGCATAAGagtgaaaaagaaaatctagggttACTATATAGAGAAGACAGATAGATACCCAGCTCTGAAGAGTTGCACGGCCACTTGGTACGCTTAGCTTTACATACATGCagacaatttttcaaaaagtctACCCCTACCGCTCTCATTCATCATCGCTCTCCCCACCGCCATCTATCTCatcattcaaaagtattttgaaacgTCCGGATTGgcttgaaagagtttttttattttaaatttggatCATTTATTATCGAGACGGATGGTGAGATTGAATGCTACCGTAGAGGAAGCGGTGAAACAGAGCGGTGGGTAGCATTGCTGAAAacgttttttcattttcttttgaaacgAGCAGACAAAAAACTCATTTACTACTCGATCTTAACCTTGAAGCTGTGGGACCCTTTCCTTTGTAATGGGCCCGCTTGATCAGATGGAGAGTTTTTGGATCATCTTGGCTGAAACATGTGAACATGGACATGATGTTGATAAACATTGGTTGCTATTTGTGGTCAAAATTTGAGATTTAGGGGTGGactcttttttatgttttatgttgaattttttttaattgcaatTAACTTTTAAGGGGCCACCCTGTACATTTTTTCTTTAtagaaaaaggaattttttagTCGAGTAGctaaaagaaggtaatttttttttttccttttttttttgctcggcaataGCTACAAGAAGTTAGAATTGAGAATCATAAATAATCACACAAAATCACATACCACCTGACCAATCAATGGTACGCCAAACTCCTAATAAATTTTGGTAAGATACCAATTAATGAAAGGCTAAATGATAATACTCCTAACTATATAtatcaaagattaataaatttttcgcctttcaaaaaaaatatatatattactagTACATGGGAAACATGCTTTTTTGTAACACTTTGGTCCATTTGGTTGGTGAGAAATGACTATGTATTTAACAATGCAACGATTTTTGCATTTTCCCTGCAAATGGTGAGGCAAAGACCCCAAAATGACACTTCCGGCGAAATAATGGAATTTCTGAtacattcttttttatttttttgctcggcaaaacgaaacatatatataaactcgaaagggtacatcgagggggcTCGAGTGGCGAAATAATTGAATTTCTGATACATTCTTGTCCTAATTTCATTTCAGATAAGTTGTATGATGACTGCAACGGGGCTAAATACCCTAATCGCGGACTAGAGGGGGGCTTAGTGAGAATGAATGAAATGCTGCCCACATCCATAAACGTTTTGGATCTCTTTTACATTCTTAGAATGATAATTTGGTTTGCTTGAATGGCTAACAAAAGCCTAAATTGGAGAAAACATTAATTTTGAGCTTTGACTCAATGGTCAAACCAAGCTCTAAGCTCTCATCCCTATATATCTATCAATTTCCTTTGATATATATGCAGCTTTGCTTCAACCAAGGTTACATGGATCGATCACAAAAGTTTTATCATATGATATGCTCCATTTAATCAACCAGAACTTAATCTGACAATTTATCTAAATCCATCTAATAATTATTAGAGGCAATCATAAGCCTTTTATCTAAATGGGTCTACTCAATCTGCATAGATGTTGACACTGTAGGGACGACACATGCACTTATGcatgccaaaaataaaaaaataaaaattccagaAGACCCATAAGGAAATACTTTCATATAGCtagaaaattattattattattttttgctcggcaaagaaGAATGAATTATAGCTAGAAAATGTTACTATCGATCTTTTTCTTATGCAGACAAGAATTCACTATAGGTGAAAAGCTgtcactaaatttttttatcaacccCTTTAGTGACAGCttagtgacaatttttttgtcaccGTCGCTCCTTTTTTTAGTACTACTTAAAacatgactttttttttttggatcggcaAAACATGACTCGTTATGATAATATGATAGAAACAACTAAATTTTCACGTATATGAGATAAACACACATCCAATGGTGCACACAAGGTGGTGCCATAACCCTGAGCAACTCCAAATACTCTATTAGTTTGGAGGAGTCCTATGAGATGAGATTGGTCCCTACAGGTATCTTTGAGTGgggaaaaaactcaaaacttatTACGTGTGTGCAGAAAAAAAACCTCTAAGATTCTTGTTGGTCATAAATTTGAAACAGCAGCAGCGTATTTTTAAAGTTTGGCAAGAAATATTATGTACCaatcaaatctatttttttaaatttgttttgaaaaatttatttcaaagagTATATGAATGAGAAACTTTTTTTATCCATGCAGGAGTACATGTGATTCGGGTTCCCGAAACTATAAATTATCAATCCACATCCATGTTTCACATTCGCTACACCAAAAAATGGTGGCAACATATGATAAGCTCGTACCCGTGTCTCACGTTGGGTGCACCAACTATAGGTGTTAGCAGTGAACCCAAGCCTTTGAAAAAACGACCAACACATAATTTATCAGGCTTTTCATATCAAAAGTTCGGATTTTTCCCTACTAATTTGATTTGATATAGTGACATTATATACGATTGTATCAACGATACCTACATGTATTACGTTAAAGTTATTTAAAATAGTAGTTAGGGCAATTGGTTGACAAATCCCAAAATCTTCCTTTCGATCATGGCACATTGCTAATTTGTGGCAAAAcccaaaactttctttttcatcATGGCAAATCCCTGATTTCATTGAGCAAAACGATTTTTTTTAGCTAGTTTCCAACTTTCCACTGAATAGCAGGTACAAGTcatgaaagaaaagttgaaagggaacaaaaaggagagagagagagagagagagagagagagagagagagagagagagagagaatggggggGATGCATGGCATGGTGTCTGTCATCTTCTCTTGACTCCGGTTTGGTGGGTACAACGTTTTAAAAACAAAGGAAGCAGAAAATGACAGGTGAAAAGATCACATGTCACTGTCACAGTGATTTTAGGGAGAAAGCTATCAGTATGGTTTATTGTGTCTTATTTGTTTTTCGAGTGATGGGACTATTCCTAGATTTCCCAAATTAGAAACTAATCTATTTTCACTTGCTTTCCCCACTACTTTCCCTGCTCGTATAAAACGACTTTCCCAAccttgtccctctctctctctacaactctctctctctctctctctctctctctctctctctctcatggatgGACACGAGATTCCCATGCCTTCCTCGAACCATTCCACTGGCTAGCCCATCAACTACTATCTCTCCACCGCCTGCCTTACGCGCATTGATCATTAACGAGTTTGGACATAATCATTTGATCTATGCTCCCTCTCTTTCATGTCTAAATTCGGAAACTTTGATTAGACTTGTCTCTCACTACTAGGTTTCTCACTTTCTTGTcttggattctctctctctctctaccctctgtttcttctctctctgtgaGTCTAGCTAGGTTAATTTTCAGTAGTGTTTTTTTGCTCTCCAGTAGTTATTTTACAGTAATTTATTTGAGATGAAAGTTAACTTAAATCTTTAAAATTGGGTTCAAACTTCACTAACCATAACTACCAATGCTGACttttaccggaaaaaaaaaactttagaaaTGCCCAACGGACCTTGTCGGTGTTAGAAGACAAGAGTAGCCATATGTATCAAAGCCAAGTTTGATATAAAGGTATATACGGTGGAAgatatcaaatcaaaccttgacGGTGTTaaaagactcattatttaggtGTCTTTTTGGGATgtaactttccttttattttccttctctttttagGGTTGTGGTGAACTTTTTGGTTCTCCCTTCCCTTTTACTCGATGTACCCTCTTCGagctaaataaaattttcttttgccgagcaaaaaaaaagaaatgccTAACGGACTTTAGTTTCTGTCAGATAGTTATATTTTTGGGACGTAGCCGAAACATGATCAGAAATGCAAACTTTCAATCATCACAATTGTTCAAGTTctaacctaagtcacataaagcACGTGCGTTGCGTGAGCAAGAAAGCGTATTTCAAAGGCATTCCAAACTGTTAAATTTCGCGAGCATTGGGAGCGAGAGCGCGATTGAAAAGTTTTTTCGAAGGATTATTTGACTATGgacttctaagttctaaccgACGGCCCTCTTGATAGAACTGATCATCGATTGAAGCACAGCTGCACAGGCATGTTCTTATTAAGGTTAGGTCATGAACCCTTTACACGCGAG encodes:
- the LOC131310554 gene encoding protein CRABS CLAW: MGEKASMDSVPPAADNLCYVRCNFCNTVLAVGIPCKRLLDTVTVKCGHCSNLSFLSTRGQCFDHQPSLQGFGPFGSEIKKGSPSSSSSTSSEPVSPRAPFVVKPPEKKHRLPSAYNRFMKEEIQRIKAANPEIPHREAFSAAAKNWARYIPNSPGGPMSGSCSNHDQE